One Hevea brasiliensis isolate MT/VB/25A 57/8 chromosome 6, ASM3005281v1, whole genome shotgun sequence genomic window, GAATTCAGAGTTAATTGACTGCCATTGTGCTAGTAGCTAGTCTCACTATTAAATATTAGTTCACATATTGCTGTTCTTAtagaaatttaatatttaaattcttaCACCTACTCTTATTGAAAAAATCAatacaaccaaaaaaaaaaaaaaagaattggttCACATGTTGCGATATCTCATAATAAAAAATGTTTATAATGCAGCAACATGAATTGggttttcattaatttttatataatcaatcatctaattaaattttatttaaaaaaatgattttttttttaatttttcggcTTCTCATTCTCAATCCCAAATGGAGTCTAAGTACTTCACAATAAATAGGATGGACCCATGCAACGTAAAAAAGGGTGAAGCATAATCTACCCTACAGCTTATCAATTGACTACTTTATCATTGACAATATACTGGTCTTATATAtcaataagatatatatatatatatatatatatatatatatatatatatatatatatatatatatatatatatgtttacaATTTCATAGAGCTAAACCTTCAAGCAacctttcaaattttaataaatttactttCTTTATAGCGGATATAATGCATGGTTTCTGtctaaacttcttaattttttttttttgttcagttATTTTCTGGTATAATTTTGGTGGAAGATGGGAGAAATGTCAAGCTTCCAGTTGGGTGTTATTGGTGCACTGTTTCTTTCAGTGGCATCATCTGTCTCCATTGTCATATGCAACAAAGCTTTGATGAGCAATCTTGGCTTCCCTTTtggtaattaaattaattagttttaaatcTATCCCCTTTTTTCACCAGTTCATTGGCATTCTTTGAAGATTTCCTTttatttggtaagaattaaaaatgaATTATTTTTGGTTTTTAACTCTAAGAAGTGTATATtttaaacctttttcttttttttttttttggctttttattattattatttattgtttTTGGCTCTTTAGCTACAACCCTCACTAGCTGGCACCTCATGGTAACTTTCTGCACCCTTCATTGTGCTCAACGTTTCAACATGTTTGAGTCCAAGTCCATTGACACGAAGACTGTAATGCTCTTTGGCATTCTTAATGGTGTTTCTATTGGACTGCTCAACCTCAGCCTGGGATTCAATTCCATTGGATTTTACCAGGTATACATCTCCTTTTACTCTCATTTGGGATTGCGGATGGATTGCTTATCCACATCATACTCTAAAAcgcaattttaaaaaaaatgaaaaactcTTCATTGTTAATTTAAGACATAAATATAGGAATCATACCTGTTTTATATGTGAATCTACTATATATATTATGTTTTGAATACACCATAGATCACATCTATGCAAGAATTTCTTAAATAAAAGAGATTTGCTTTTAGAATAAATCGAGTTTTTTATACAATAATGTCAAACTGAACCTTAAATGgaagtttttattattattattcttttggCTTATCTTGTAGATGTACTTACTTTTCTTGGGATGCTTTTTATATTATTGCAGATGACCAAACTTGCAATCATACCCTTCACTGTTCTATTGGAAACTCTTTTCCTGAAAAAACAATTTAGGTTAGCAATGTGCTTCTGAAATGAAATATACATATTTAATACCTGCTATATAGTTGGCCAAATTCCGGTTAACAGAAATTTCTAAAATCTTATTatacttttttcttttttgtggATAAATTCTTGCAGCCAGAAGATTAAATTTTCTCTCCTCCTTTTGCTTGTTGGAGTTGGCATAGCCTCTGTGACAGATCTCCAGCTCAATTTTGTTGGAACAATTCTCTCTATGCTAGCCATTGTAACAACCTGTGTGGGCCAAATTGTATCCTTTTCTTAGGAGATTTTATTTAATTCTCTCTTTTATGGATGGAATCAATCACAACAAGTGAAATTCATTCTTAACTCGAATGCTTAATTCAGCTGACAAATACAATACAAAAGAAGCTCAATGTGTCTTCAACTCAGCTGCTTTATCAGTCCGCCCCATTTCAGGCTGCTATTCTTTTTGTCTCAGGCCCTTTGGTTGATCAATTCCTCACCAAAAGGAATGTTTTTGCTTACAAATATTCTGCAATAGTCTTggtatatttatacatatatattcccatctctctctctctctctctctctctctctctcatgtttTCTTgctcaaattataaatttatgaataatttcatattttaatttgcAGGCTTTCATCATCCTCTCATGCTTCATATCAGTAGCTGTGAACTTCAGCACCTTTATGGTGATAGGCAAGACATCACCAGTTACATATCAAGTTCTTGGCCACCTCAAGACTTGCCTTGTTCTTGCCTTTGGCTATACCCTTTTGCATGACCCTTTCACTATTAGAAATATCTTTGGAATTCTTGTTGCCATCTTTGGCATGGGCTTGTACTCTTATTTCTGCACCCAAGAGAACAAGAAAAAACAATCTGTTGACCTTTCATTGGGAACTCAGGTACTCTCTCTCtgtccctctccctctccctctcctctAGAAGATAATAAATCAGTATTAAAATCACCCACTTTATATGTATGTGAACTGAAAATTAGCATATATTGTTTCAGATGAAAGAGAAGGATAGCACACCACTCATAGCAATGCAAGACAAAGAAAGTCATGAGGCAAAGAAATCTCTGGTCTAAGTAAAtaggcttcttctttttgttataAAAAGGTTCTATGTATCTGCAGGGTGTTGTTTGGTCTAAGACATTTTGTTGGGTGTAAGTAAATGATTTTGATTCTTTCAAATAAACCCTCTTtatattctttttttattttttcagttCAATTACAAAAGTAATTTAACAATCTTATTAAATCAAATAAATTATCATACCTATTATTTTAATCATGTATATATATCAATTaactttatataaattttatagtaaatatttaattttaagaaCTATTAAACTCATGCTTATATAAAAATGAGCTTATAATGTTTTATTATTGAAACttgcaaattaaataaattaataataataatcatattaataataataaattattgatGTAGTGCTGACTTGTTATTGACATAGCGCTAATGTCATGCCACGTCAGCACCATATTTATTATATCAGTGCTATCTCAACGCATATTTACTGCATTAGCAAATATCTAATATTGTTAGTCATCTTATTTTTTAAGTGCTAACAATATTAGACTACATATTtttatatacaaaaaaaaaatctcaagtcACCTTTCGGTAGAACGTGTAAACCATAAGGTACTTAagtgtattttttttaataataataataaaaaggaaGCAATGTTGAGACTTGGAAAAGTGAAACCTGGCAAAGCCCAAAAGACAATTGGGCCATAAATGGTGGATAAGTGGACCCTAACATGCCTTAATATTAGGTGGTatttgataaaactaaaaattaaatattaaaaatataagaatGAAATTTTAAGTATTGGATAAGATAAATgttgaaaaatttttaattttatacttttttaaaattttaattgggccaTAATTTATGActttattttaattgaataattttaatttattattttaagagaatttcaatattactaaaattatttctaaaattatgagatttcaacttcaaatccaaatcaaaattatttaaaaatatacacacaaatttcatcaaatccataacacATTGACAAGGGCAGAAAATGTTGTAACATAGATGACATATATGCACATAGCTAATCAATGCCTCTATTCCTTTCAAGGGATTATGTTTACCATAGGATAGAAGAAGCTGGTTATAATTTCTCTTTTACAAAAGTTCAACAATTAATACACAAATCTTAGTTAAGCTCCTTAAAAATGGCATTAGCCTTGACTTGACCTTGATTTCTAGACAATAAAAATCCTCATAACTTTATATGGTAAAATATAAAGTTGTTAGGCAAGgtgtagaaaaaaataaaaataataatatttaataaataaataattcctGCATGCATAGGATATTCTAAGTTAGAAAATGATTTTTATATGTATTAAAGGTGATTCACAAGATTAACAAATATATCATAGTCATGGGTAGGTAAGCTTGGAGGTTCCACTCAAAGATTTTGCTTGAATTGATTTTTAGAAGGATTTGTTGAATTTTTGTCACATTGTAGCCAGTGAGATTCCTAAAGAACACATTTTGATTAGGTAGGAATTTTTTTGGTGATATTTGTGAGAATGACATTGCTTTTTGTACAAGATATTGGGATTATTATAGTATTCACATAATACAAGGCTCTATAACAAAGGCAATTGATAATTAAGAATTTAAgtcaaattaaagtttaattgatatattattaaataaatattaattatatattataaaattaaaaatatcataagataataatttatttttttttaaataactaaaTTTTAACATGcaatatttctttaaaaattatgttgaatatttaattgaaaatttaaaattttataaaaaaacaggcataaaaaatttatatatttttaatgtataaaattataaaataaaaataatttgataatTCAAATTAACATACTAATaaagtaaattattaattttattaaatatttaaatcataaattgatgaaatgaataaatcctttttttttttacaattgtgCATTTTTATTTACAATAATAACATGGGCACTAATTACTCACCTAATATCTTTTTTGTTAGATTAAAAGAACTTCCTAGCTTCAAAATAGAGAAAATAAGAACAATATAGAAATGGGCATGATTAGCAAGTCAATTCAaacaaattattaataattttttttcaatgttgatttttatttttttttaaataaatatatataacaaATTTTCAAATACATTGGATACATGGGTGGTgaattgataaatgatacacaAGAGGCATGCCTTTTGATGTTGTTTCCCAACTCACAACACCTTCATCAACCATAATAAAAGCATCATCAACTTTGGCTTTGATTTTGCATCCATGCCTAATTTTAgtggtattaattttttttttcaaaaaataaatgttGATTGACAATctgaagaaagaaaataaaattcttAAAGTTGAAGGGCAAAATAGGAATAAAAATGTTGTTGTTCATGGGCAAAACCAAGgaggaaaaaaaaacaaaattattttacatattttgtgttattataattttattttatagccATGAACATGGTCTAACTAATTCAATCAATGATTCTAACAAAAAGAAAAGCATTGattaaaatcttaattttttaaaatagttaaaacattttatttaaaaatttggacattttgtgaattttattttttatatatgaattatttttaaaaaaataattatatttttaataattaatgtaGTTGAATATAAAGCAATTATTaggcaaatttattaaatattaatagtttatttatttcataaaaaataatttatttataaaaatattttttatgaaaaatgttttatgagaaaatattttttataaaaaaacattttttatttaattacaatattaaattgataatatatatatatatataattatttgtacATTTTAATgagataattaaaatttaaaaaataatttatttttttattaaaatattttttcattaatttatttttatatattttaaatattaaaaaaaaacattttctcACAAAACAAAAATagatttaaacaatgatttgcctcctaaaagaatttgaaaaatgaTTTGAGGGTTTGAGATGTGATGGGATGGGTGATTTCTGCTTTCCAAAAATGACCATTtgccattttttttccttttaattaataatataattgtaTAACTGTTAATGAAATGATTCCAACTTCACAAAGAAGTGGAACAACCTCATAAAAAGGAGGGttgacctttttttttaattatttccttTCATTTTGgaaaataaatattcaaatattttagTATGTCAAAACCTCTAAAAATATATCAATGCAGCCTTCAGTCAACTACTGCTGAGCACtatataattcttaaaatttaattatttaattttttattatttaattttatattgtaataaaattaattatttaattatttattttaaaaaatatattaattaatatttatatttttattatatttattttttaatttctcataaattaaattttttattaattaatatattcaaaagagaaaatagaaaaattaaattattatatttttcaaattataaaagctaaaagaaatttaaatttacttttaaaataattgaagggtttaaaaataaatataataaaaatatagatattaattaatatattttttaaaagtaaGGATAGACTAGTTAATCTCATTAAAGTAAAaggattaaatatatatttttctgcAACTTTCAGGAATTGTGAGGGACGCCGCCCACGTGGACGTTTCAGAGCCGAAAGGTAGGATCTCCCCTTCCCTTTCTTCCATATGCAAACAGCTTATTTTGTTGTCACCCTCCAATAATAActattttcaaaaaaattttaatatatttaattatcaaATATATAACGTAGCTCA contains:
- the LOC110652453 gene encoding UDP-xylose transporter 1-like, whose product is MGEMSSFQLGVIGALFLSVASSVSIVICNKALMSNLGFPFATTLTSWHLMVTFCTLHCAQRFNMFESKSIDTKTVMLFGILNGVSIGLLNLSLGFNSIGFYQMTKLAIIPFTVLLETLFLKKQFSQKIKFSLLLLLVGVGIASVTDLQLNFVGTILSMLAIVTTCVGQILTNTIQKKLNVSSTQLLYQSAPFQAAILFVSGPLVDQFLTKRNVFAYKYSAIVLAFIILSCFISVAVNFSTFMVIGKTSPVTYQVLGHLKTCLVLAFGYTLLHDPFTIRNIFGILVAIFGMGLYSYFCTQENKKKQSVDLSLGTQMKEKDSTPLIAMQDKESHEAKKSLV